One genomic window of Desulfuromonas sp. AOP6 includes the following:
- a CDS encoding electron transport complex subunit E: MRLMTEFSKGIWRENPVFKLVLGMCPALAVTTSAENGLGMGLATTFVLVCSNIVVSLMRRLIPSKVRIPAFIVVVASFVTVVQLCMEAYLYDLYKALGLFIPLIVVNCLILGRAEAFASKNPLPVSVMDGIGMGLGFTLSLFILGGVREILGSGALLGYSLFGATYKPFLLMILPPGAFIALGFLLALMNRFESRRS; encoded by the coding sequence ATGAGGCTCATGACAGAATTTTCCAAAGGGATCTGGAGAGAGAATCCTGTATTTAAGCTTGTTCTTGGCATGTGTCCAGCTTTGGCCGTGACAACCAGTGCCGAAAATGGTTTAGGCATGGGGCTGGCTACCACCTTTGTCCTTGTGTGTTCCAATATTGTCGTTTCTCTCATGCGCCGTCTTATCCCCTCCAAAGTGCGCATTCCTGCCTTTATTGTCGTGGTCGCTTCGTTTGTCACTGTTGTGCAGCTGTGTATGGAGGCCTATTTATACGATCTGTATAAAGCGCTGGGCCTTTTTATTCCGCTCATTGTGGTTAACTGCCTGATCCTCGGTCGTGCGGAAGCTTTTGCGTCCAAAAACCCTTTGCCCGTATCTGTCATGGACGGAATAGGTATGGGGCTGGGCTTCACCCTGTCCTTGTTCATTCTTGGGGGGGTGCGTGAAATTCTAGGCTCTGGGGCTTTGCTGGGCTACAGTTTGTTTGGGGCGACCTACAAGCCTTTCCTCCTTATGATCCTGCCTCCCGGTGCTTTCATTGCCCTTGGTTTTCTCCTGGCCCTGATGAACCGCTTTGAATCCAGAAGGTCATAG